The following proteins come from a genomic window of Paramicrobacterium humi:
- a CDS encoding DUF4870 domain-containing protein: MSDPNTTPPADPNQPQQPPQGQPLHGQQPPQPPYGQQPPQQPYGQQPPPYGQQQYGQQQYGQQPPQYGQPPQYGQQPQYGQHPGAQPLSPQEDKMWAMWSHFGGVLSFIPSLIIFLIFKDRGPFVRQESKEALNWQITWIIISIIWSIVLSVLTAVVVFGAGGFGVASLLSFLGWLPYLANLVFSIIGGVKVNSGQPYRYPVNFRFIK; encoded by the coding sequence ATGAGCGATCCGAACACGACCCCTCCGGCTGATCCGAACCAGCCCCAGCAGCCTCCGCAGGGCCAGCCGCTGCATGGGCAGCAGCCACCTCAGCCGCCCTACGGTCAGCAGCCGCCCCAACAGCCCTACGGTCAGCAGCCGCCGCCATACGGCCAGCAGCAGTACGGCCAGCAGCAGTACGGCCAGCAGCCGCCCCAGTACGGGCAGCCGCCCCAGTACGGGCAGCAGCCTCAGTACGGGCAGCACCCGGGCGCGCAGCCGCTGAGCCCGCAGGAAGACAAGATGTGGGCGATGTGGTCCCATTTCGGCGGAGTGCTGAGCTTCATCCCCTCCCTCATCATCTTCCTCATCTTCAAGGACCGCGGCCCGTTCGTGCGTCAGGAGTCGAAGGAAGCGCTGAACTGGCAGATCACCTGGATCATCATCAGCATCATCTGGTCGATCGTGCTGAGCGTGCTCACGGCTGTCGTGGTGTTCGGCGCCGGCGGATTCGGCGTCGCCTCCCTTCTGTCGTTCCTCGGCTGGCTGCCGTACCTCGCGAACCTCGTGTTCTCGATCATCGGCGGCGTCAAGGTGAACAGCGGACAGCCCTACCGGTACCCGGTCAACTTCCGCTTCATCAAGTAG
- the hrcA gene encoding heat-inducible transcriptional repressor HrcA, whose translation MVSDRSLEVLRAIVTDYVESREPVGSKRIVERHQFGVSAATIRNDMAQLEEEELITAPHTSSGRVPTDKGYRLFVDQLADRRPLSSAQKRAIEMFLEPSADLDDVLKRTVRLLSQLTNQVALVQYPSFAHAAVRHVELVHISDGVLLVVVITDNGRVDQRLVDVEQRFDEADIDRLKHRLNSVVAAQTVEGAAARLIAELESDAEGRDERHDGMFARLAAVVIEVLGTYRQDKLVMAGAANLARTEDDFTGSIFPVLEALEQQVVLLRLFGEMQADQFGVAASIGSENAAFGLGETSVVASGYRSSAGEIARLAVLGPTRMDYAGNMAAVRAVARYLTRLLGED comes from the coding sequence ATGGTCTCGGATCGCAGCCTTGAAGTGCTTCGGGCGATCGTCACGGACTACGTCGAGTCGCGCGAACCCGTCGGCTCCAAACGCATCGTCGAGCGTCACCAGTTCGGCGTGTCCGCGGCCACGATCCGCAACGACATGGCGCAGCTCGAAGAAGAAGAGCTGATCACCGCACCGCATACCTCGTCGGGCCGTGTGCCGACCGACAAGGGCTACCGGCTCTTCGTCGACCAGCTCGCCGACCGTCGTCCGCTCTCGTCCGCACAGAAGCGCGCGATCGAGATGTTCCTCGAGCCGTCTGCCGATCTCGATGACGTCCTCAAGCGAACGGTGAGGCTTCTGTCGCAGCTGACCAACCAGGTCGCGCTCGTGCAGTACCCCTCGTTCGCGCACGCTGCCGTGCGGCACGTCGAACTCGTGCACATCTCCGACGGCGTGCTTCTCGTCGTCGTGATCACCGACAACGGTCGCGTCGATCAGCGCCTCGTCGACGTCGAGCAGCGCTTCGACGAGGCCGACATCGACCGGCTCAAGCACCGTCTCAACAGCGTCGTCGCCGCACAGACCGTCGAAGGCGCCGCCGCGCGCCTCATCGCCGAGCTGGAATCGGATGCCGAAGGGCGCGACGAACGGCACGACGGCATGTTCGCCCGGCTCGCCGCCGTCGTCATCGAGGTGCTCGGCACCTACCGGCAGGACAAGCTGGTGATGGCGGGCGCCGCGAACCTGGCCCGCACGGAAGACGACTTCACCGGAAGCATCTTTCCCGTGCTCGAGGCGCTCGAGCAGCAGGTCGTACTGCTCCGGCTCTTCGGGGAGATGCAAGCGGATCAGTTCGGCGTCGCCGCGAGCATCGGCAGCGAGAATGCCGCCTTCGGCCTCGGCGAGACGAGCGTCGTCGCGAGCGGATACCGTTCCTCTGCTGGCGAAATCGCGCGCCTCGCCGTGCTCGGCCCGACGAGAATGGACTATGCGGGCAACATGGCCGCAGTCCGTGCCGTCGCCCGGTACTTGACGCGACTCCTCGGCGAGGACTGA
- the dnaJ gene encoding molecular chaperone DnaJ, whose amino-acid sequence MADHYETLGVSRDASADEIKKAYRRLARELHPDVNPSAEASERFKDVTHAYDVLSDERQRAEYDAGGRGAFGGGGGFGGFGDIFDTFFGGAQTRGPRSRRERGEDALLRVEVDLLDVMFGTTKEIDVDTAIECETCHGTCCQPGTSPVTCDICHGTGQVQRTVRSLLGNVVTASPCGSCRGYGTIITNPCVTCQGQGRVRARRTIHVDIPSGVDTGLRLQMPGSGEVGPGGGPAGDLYLEIKVRHNDDFSRNGDDVLCTLEVPMADAILGTTTTIDALDGDVELEIRPGVQSGDVLVIKGRGITALRSNLRGDLRVGVQVVTPTRLDHKERELIRSFAARRKDGGPALAHFQQGLFAKLRDRFVS is encoded by the coding sequence GTGGCTGACCATTACGAAACACTTGGAGTCTCACGCGACGCCTCGGCCGACGAGATCAAGAAGGCGTATCGCAGGCTCGCGCGCGAACTCCACCCCGATGTGAACCCGAGCGCGGAGGCGTCCGAGCGCTTCAAAGACGTCACGCACGCCTACGACGTGCTGAGCGACGAGCGCCAACGCGCCGAGTACGACGCCGGAGGACGAGGCGCCTTCGGCGGCGGAGGCGGTTTCGGCGGCTTCGGCGACATCTTCGACACCTTCTTCGGCGGCGCCCAGACCCGAGGTCCCCGGTCACGCCGGGAGCGCGGAGAAGACGCGCTTCTGCGGGTGGAGGTCGACCTTCTCGACGTCATGTTCGGCACGACGAAGGAGATCGACGTCGACACGGCGATCGAGTGCGAGACGTGCCACGGCACGTGCTGCCAGCCGGGAACCTCGCCCGTCACGTGTGACATCTGCCATGGCACCGGCCAGGTGCAGCGCACCGTGCGCTCCCTTCTCGGCAACGTCGTCACGGCGAGCCCGTGCGGCTCCTGCCGCGGCTACGGCACGATCATCACCAACCCGTGCGTCACCTGTCAGGGGCAGGGCCGTGTGCGCGCCCGCCGCACAATCCACGTCGACATCCCCTCCGGCGTCGACACCGGGCTGCGCCTGCAGATGCCGGGCAGCGGTGAGGTCGGCCCGGGCGGTGGCCCGGCGGGCGACCTGTATCTCGAGATCAAGGTGCGACACAACGACGACTTCAGCCGCAACGGCGATGACGTTCTCTGCACTCTCGAGGTGCCCATGGCCGACGCGATCCTCGGCACCACGACGACGATCGACGCTCTCGACGGCGACGTCGAGCTCGAGATCCGCCCGGGTGTGCAGAGCGGCGACGTGCTCGTGATCAAGGGCCGCGGCATCACCGCTCTGCGCAGCAACCTGCGCGGCGACCTGCGCGTGGGCGTGCAAGTGGTGACGCCGACGCGTCTCGACCACAAGGAGCGCGAGCTCATCCGCAGCTTCGCCGCTCGGCGCAAAGACGGCGGCCCGGCACTCGCGCACTTCCAGCAGGGCCTGTTCGCGAAGCTCCGCGACCGCTTCGTGAGCTGA
- a CDS encoding 16S rRNA (uracil(1498)-N(3))-methyltransferase, with protein sequence MSSLFLREDLGDAAIGAVVTLRGDEAKHAVAVNRVRVGDLVLVGNGRGLVAECTVTAAQPRELELRVERSERHAAAAPGIRLAQALAKGDRDERAVQMATEMGISSVIPWQAARSVSRWDAAKQAKGIARWQTIAREAAKQSIRPFVPEVEPVTDAAGLCARAGVERVLVLDPRAATPLSGIRVDDRPIVLVIGPEGGLSDDELAAFEAAGAERVVLGDTVLRTSTAGPAALAVLNVVTGRW encoded by the coding sequence ATGAGCAGTCTGTTCCTGCGCGAGGACCTCGGCGACGCAGCGATCGGCGCCGTCGTCACGCTGCGCGGCGACGAGGCGAAGCACGCCGTCGCCGTCAACCGCGTGCGCGTCGGGGATCTCGTCCTCGTCGGGAACGGACGCGGTCTCGTCGCCGAGTGCACGGTCACCGCTGCGCAGCCGCGCGAGCTCGAGCTGCGGGTGGAGCGCAGCGAGCGGCACGCGGCTGCGGCTCCCGGCATCCGACTCGCCCAGGCGCTTGCGAAAGGCGACCGCGACGAGCGCGCCGTGCAGATGGCGACGGAGATGGGCATCTCGAGCGTCATCCCGTGGCAGGCGGCGCGCAGCGTCTCACGCTGGGACGCCGCGAAGCAGGCGAAGGGGATCGCGCGCTGGCAGACGATCGCACGCGAGGCGGCGAAGCAGTCGATCCGCCCGTTCGTGCCCGAGGTCGAGCCGGTGACGGATGCCGCCGGGCTCTGCGCCCGCGCCGGCGTCGAGCGGGTTCTCGTGCTCGACCCGCGAGCGGCGACGCCGCTGTCCGGCATCCGCGTTGACGATCGTCCCATCGTGCTCGTGATCGGTCCCGAAGGCGGGCTGAGCGACGACGAGCTCGCTGCGTTCGAGGCCGCGGGCGCCGAACGCGTCGTGCTCGGCGACACCGTGCTCCGCACCTCCACCGCGGGACCCGCCGCCCTCGCGGTGCTTAACGTCGTCACCGGGCGATGGTGA
- a CDS encoding histidine triad nucleotide-binding protein, which translates to MTESGPSIFSRIVAREIPATIVAETDDLIAIEDINPQADVHVLVIPKTETYANVSELAAGDPALLSRLVALAQSIADDRAGGQYRLIFNSGASAGQTVFHVHAHVLAGDLGEATLVGR; encoded by the coding sequence ATGACAGAATCCGGTCCGAGCATCTTCAGCCGCATCGTCGCTCGCGAGATCCCGGCGACGATCGTCGCCGAGACCGACGACCTGATCGCGATCGAGGACATCAACCCGCAGGCCGACGTGCACGTGCTCGTCATCCCGAAGACCGAGACGTACGCGAACGTCTCTGAGCTCGCCGCCGGCGATCCCGCCCTGCTGTCGCGGCTCGTCGCTCTCGCGCAGAGCATCGCCGACGACCGGGCTGGCGGGCAGTACCGCTTGATATTCAACTCCGGCGCATCCGCCGGGCAGACCGTCTTCCACGTGCACGCCCACGTCCTCGCGGGAGACCTCGGAGAGGCGACACTTGTCGGACGCTGA
- a CDS encoding PhoH family protein produces the protein MVRLLGPQDRLLTTIEREHPDVEVHVRGNEISLSGPAKSVESTRTLIEELLRLIREGHDLDAVEVRSSSRIVDEGRLSPSAVFGQVILSSRGKSIRPKTAGQKEYVDAIDDFTIVFGIGPAGTGKTYLAMAKAVQALQRKEVSRIILSRPAIEAGERLGFLPGTLTDKIDPYLRPLYDALNEMMDPELVPKLLAAGTIEVAPLAYMRGRTLNDSFVVLDEAQNTTPEQMKMFLTRLGFGSKMVVTGDITQIDLPTAASGLRLVTKVLSNVDDIHFSRLTSEDVVRHSLVGQIVDAYSEYDQKQQALRFEREQAHEFANRAERRGRAPRDHQRKQGGHSS, from the coding sequence ATGGTGCGGCTCCTTGGCCCCCAGGACCGCCTGCTGACAACCATCGAACGCGAGCACCCCGACGTCGAGGTGCACGTGCGCGGCAACGAGATCTCGCTCTCCGGACCCGCGAAGAGCGTCGAGAGCACCCGGACGCTCATCGAAGAGCTGCTGCGTCTCATCCGCGAGGGCCACGATCTCGACGCCGTCGAGGTGCGCTCCTCGTCCCGCATCGTCGACGAGGGACGGTTGAGCCCCTCCGCCGTGTTCGGCCAGGTGATCCTCAGCTCGCGCGGCAAGAGCATCCGACCGAAGACGGCGGGGCAGAAGGAGTACGTCGACGCGATCGACGACTTCACGATCGTGTTCGGCATCGGCCCCGCCGGCACGGGCAAGACGTACCTCGCCATGGCGAAGGCCGTGCAGGCGCTGCAGCGCAAGGAAGTGAGCCGCATCATCCTCTCCCGCCCGGCGATAGAGGCGGGGGAGCGGCTGGGATTCCTTCCCGGCACGCTCACCGACAAGATCGACCCATACCTGCGGCCGCTGTATGACGCGCTCAACGAGATGATGGACCCCGAGCTCGTGCCCAAGCTGCTCGCTGCCGGCACGATCGAGGTCGCGCCGCTCGCGTACATGCGCGGCCGCACGCTCAACGACTCGTTCGTCGTCCTCGACGAGGCTCAGAACACGACACCCGAGCAGATGAAGATGTTCCTCACGCGACTCGGCTTCGGCTCGAAGATGGTGGTGACGGGCGACATCACCCAGATCGACCTTCCGACGGCGGCATCCGGTCTTCGCCTGGTGACGAAAGTGCTCTCGAACGTCGACGACATCCACTTCAGTCGGCTCACAAGCGAGGACGTCGTACGGCATTCGCTCGTGGGGCAGATCGTCGACGCGTACAGCGAGTACGACCAGAAGCAGCAGGCGCTGCGCTTCGAACGCGAGCAGGCGCACGAGTTCGCGAACCGCGCCGAACGCCGAGGACGAGCTCCGCGCGATCATCAACGCAAACAGGGAGGCCACAGCTCGTGA
- the ybeY gene encoding rRNA maturation RNase YbeY, with the protein MSIEINNESAISVDEAAILRLANHALGAMHVSPEAELNIVLVDEGAMEQLHVQWMDEPGPTDVLSFPMDELRPGTEDAPTPPGLLGDIVLCPQVAEVQAESAGHSMLDELLLLTTHGILHLLGFDHAEPDEEREMFGIQRDILLSFASAERHGA; encoded by the coding sequence GTGAGCATCGAGATCAACAACGAATCGGCAATCTCGGTCGACGAAGCGGCCATCCTGCGGCTCGCGAACCACGCTCTCGGCGCCATGCACGTGAGTCCTGAGGCCGAGCTCAACATCGTGCTCGTCGACGAGGGCGCCATGGAGCAGCTGCACGTGCAGTGGATGGACGAGCCCGGCCCCACCGACGTGCTGAGCTTCCCGATGGATGAGCTGCGCCCGGGAACGGAAGACGCGCCGACTCCTCCCGGCCTGCTCGGCGACATCGTGCTGTGCCCGCAGGTCGCTGAGGTTCAGGCCGAGTCGGCGGGACACTCGATGCTCGACGAGCTGCTCCTGCTCACGACGCACGGCATTCTCCACTTGCTCGGCTTCGACCACGCCGAGCCGGACGAGGAGCGCGAGATGTTCGGCATCCAGCGGGACATCCTGCTGTCGTTCGCGTCCGCCGAACGACACGGCGCCTAA
- a CDS encoding hemolysin family protein: protein MLEVVFVCIAVALVGLAGLMAAADAAIGVKSRADLHELARTSRAEASLSAIATGPGAHLNAINFMRIFAETTAAVLVTLVFARLFEQLWLALLVSAIVMTAVSFVLVGASPRSFGRTHALSILRATAPFIHFVRVLLGPLASALMALGSRVTPGVPREASFSSEEQLLSMVDEATELSVLEEDDRELIHSIFEFNETYVREVMIPRTDMVSIEQDTSAVAALGVFLGTGISRAPVIADDVDEVIGILYLKDLARVVYEGDAQAQRMPAEQLVKPAMFVPESKKADDLLQQMQLESNHLAMVVDEYGGIAGLVTLEDLIEELIGDISDEYDQDLLDHERLDEDRFRVSARMPIDELGELFDLEIEDDDVDSAGGLLSKALDRLPVLGDRIATHGLVMTAERTRGRRGEISTIIVERDPEHDTDEPGTEEHS, encoded by the coding sequence ATGCTCGAAGTCGTCTTCGTCTGCATCGCCGTCGCGCTCGTCGGTCTCGCCGGGCTCATGGCCGCCGCCGACGCGGCGATCGGCGTCAAGTCCCGCGCCGACCTGCACGAGCTCGCGCGCACGAGCCGCGCTGAGGCGTCGCTCTCGGCCATCGCGACGGGCCCCGGCGCCCACCTCAACGCCATCAACTTCATGCGCATCTTCGCGGAGACGACAGCCGCGGTTCTCGTCACGCTCGTGTTCGCGCGGCTCTTCGAGCAGCTGTGGCTCGCCCTGCTCGTCTCGGCCATCGTCATGACCGCCGTCTCGTTCGTGCTCGTCGGGGCGAGCCCGCGCAGCTTCGGCCGTACCCACGCGCTCTCGATTCTGCGGGCGACGGCGCCGTTCATCCACTTCGTGCGCGTGCTTCTCGGCCCGCTCGCGAGCGCGCTCATGGCTCTCGGCAGCCGCGTGACCCCCGGAGTTCCGCGTGAGGCGTCGTTCTCGTCGGAGGAGCAGCTGCTCAGCATGGTCGACGAGGCGACAGAGCTGAGCGTCCTCGAGGAGGACGACCGGGAACTCATCCACTCGATCTTCGAGTTCAACGAGACCTACGTGCGCGAGGTCATGATCCCGCGCACCGACATGGTGAGCATCGAGCAGGACACGAGCGCCGTCGCGGCCCTCGGCGTCTTCCTCGGCACCGGCATCTCCCGCGCGCCCGTGATCGCCGACGACGTCGACGAGGTGATCGGCATCCTGTACCTCAAGGATCTCGCGCGCGTCGTGTACGAGGGCGACGCCCAGGCGCAGCGGATGCCGGCGGAGCAGCTCGTGAAGCCGGCGATGTTCGTTCCCGAGTCGAAGAAGGCGGACGACCTGCTGCAGCAGATGCAGCTCGAGTCCAACCACTTGGCGATGGTCGTCGACGAATACGGCGGGATCGCGGGCCTCGTGACGCTCGAGGACCTCATCGAAGAGCTGATCGGCGACATCTCCGACGAGTACGACCAGGACCTGCTCGACCACGAGCGTCTCGACGAGGATCGCTTCCGCGTGAGCGCGCGGATGCCGATCGACGAGCTCGGCGAGCTGTTCGACCTCGAGATCGAGGACGACGACGTCGATTCCGCGGGCGGCCTGCTGTCGAAGGCTCTCGACCGGCTTCCCGTCCTGGGGGACCGGATCGCAACGCACGGTCTCGTCATGACGGCCGAGCGCACTCGCGGCCGCCGGGGCGAGATCAGCACAATCATCGTCGAACGCGACCCCGAGCACGACACGGACGAGCCCGGCACAGAGGAGCACTCATGA
- the era gene encoding GTPase Era produces the protein MTTPAQFHAGFVSFVGRPNVGKSTLMNALVGEKVAITSAKPQTTRRAIRGIVTTEDGQLIVVDTPGIHRPRTLLGERLNDLVQSVLSDVDVIGLCIPANEKIGPGDRFINDQLDDYPRAKKVAIVTKIDTVPKAAVGDQLFAISTLREWDAVIPISSVESIQLDVLTRELIALMPESPQLYPDETVTDESIEDRVAEYIREAALEGVRDELPHSLAVTIDDMSTREDKDIVDIYANLFVERDSQKAIIIGKQGSRLRDVGARAREQIEPLVGSKVFLSLRVKVAKDWQRDPKQLGRLGF, from the coding sequence ATGACCACGCCAGCGCAGTTCCACGCCGGATTCGTCTCGTTCGTCGGCCGACCCAACGTGGGCAAGTCGACCCTCATGAACGCCCTGGTCGGCGAGAAGGTGGCGATAACGAGCGCGAAGCCGCAGACCACGCGGCGCGCGATTCGGGGGATCGTGACGACGGAGGACGGCCAGCTCATCGTCGTCGACACGCCGGGCATCCACCGGCCGCGCACACTGCTTGGGGAGCGCCTCAACGATCTCGTCCAGTCCGTTCTCAGCGACGTCGACGTGATCGGACTGTGCATTCCCGCAAACGAGAAGATCGGCCCCGGCGACCGCTTCATCAACGACCAGCTCGATGACTACCCGCGGGCGAAGAAGGTGGCGATCGTGACGAAGATCGACACGGTGCCGAAGGCCGCCGTCGGCGACCAGCTGTTCGCGATCTCGACGCTGCGGGAGTGGGATGCCGTGATCCCGATCTCGTCCGTCGAATCGATCCAGCTCGATGTTCTCACGCGCGAGCTCATCGCCCTCATGCCCGAGTCACCGCAGCTGTATCCCGACGAGACGGTCACGGACGAGAGCATCGAGGACCGCGTCGCGGAATACATCCGGGAGGCTGCGCTCGAGGGCGTTCGAGACGAGCTGCCGCACTCGCTCGCCGTGACGATCGACGATATGAGCACGCGTGAAGACAAGGACATCGTCGACATCTACGCCAACCTCTTCGTCGAGCGGGACAGCCAGAAGGCCATCATCATCGGCAAGCAGGGGTCGAGGCTGCGCGACGTCGGAGCGCGGGCGCGCGAGCAGATCGAACCGCTCGTCGGCTCGAAGGTCTTCCTCTCGCTGCGCGTGAAGGTGGCGAAGGACTGGCAGCGCGACCCCAAGCAGCTCGGCCGCCTCGGCTTCTGA
- a CDS encoding sensor histidine kinase — protein MIRNLTPRQHAVDGVLGTLLVVLCLPFTANGAWIQPWILAGMGSIIVLRRVSPALALTMAWVFSLVQMGFGLPPNLYNVAILAVVYTTARYGERWVRWYGLGSAIAGGIVASAYMVFVMLAGPPVSVADITILTFSTVAGSVAGIVVLGLSWTLGQLMRTAAAARIAGYERYQAQLQQRRAESATIVEQERNRIARDMHDVVAHSLAVVIAQADGARYVHKGDADALGGTLETVSETARQALGDVRLLLSELRHEQDSGPQPTLGDVPDLVSRMRSAGLTVAYTEIGTARPVPAGRQIAVYRILQEALTNALHHGDRSAPVDVVLRWSDPSVELVVENAVPEQVEGPPAVGVSRGHGLPGMRERATLAGGTLAIDAPRPGRFRIHATVPVAG, from the coding sequence ATGATCCGCAACCTCACGCCTCGGCAGCACGCCGTCGACGGCGTGCTCGGCACTCTGCTCGTGGTGCTGTGCCTGCCGTTCACCGCGAACGGCGCGTGGATCCAGCCGTGGATTCTCGCCGGCATGGGGTCGATAATCGTGCTCCGCCGCGTGTCCCCGGCGCTCGCGCTCACGATGGCGTGGGTGTTCTCGCTCGTGCAGATGGGATTCGGCCTGCCGCCGAACCTGTACAACGTGGCCATTCTCGCCGTGGTCTACACGACCGCCCGGTACGGCGAACGCTGGGTGCGCTGGTACGGGCTCGGCTCTGCGATCGCCGGCGGAATCGTCGCGTCGGCGTACATGGTGTTCGTGATGCTGGCCGGACCGCCCGTGAGCGTCGCGGACATCACGATCCTGACGTTCTCCACGGTCGCGGGTTCCGTCGCGGGCATCGTCGTTCTCGGTCTGTCCTGGACGCTCGGACAGCTCATGCGCACCGCCGCTGCCGCCCGCATCGCCGGGTACGAGCGCTATCAGGCGCAACTGCAGCAGCGTCGTGCGGAGAGCGCGACAATCGTCGAGCAGGAACGCAATCGCATCGCGCGCGACATGCACGACGTCGTCGCGCACTCCCTCGCCGTTGTGATCGCGCAGGCCGACGGGGCGCGCTACGTGCACAAGGGCGACGCGGACGCCCTCGGCGGCACCCTCGAGACGGTCTCGGAGACCGCCCGGCAGGCCCTCGGCGACGTGCGCCTGCTGCTGAGCGAGCTTCGCCACGAGCAGGACAGCGGCCCCCAGCCGACACTCGGCGACGTTCCCGACCTCGTCTCCCGCATGCGCTCGGCGGGACTCACTGTCGCCTACACCGAGATCGGCACGGCCCGCCCGGTTCCGGCCGGACGGCAGATCGCCGTGTACCGGATTCTGCAGGAGGCGCTCACGAACGCCCTCCACCACGGCGACCGCAGCGCTCCCGTCGATGTCGTGCTGCGCTGGAGCGACCCGTCGGTCGAGCTCGTCGTCGAGAACGCCGTGCCCGAGCAGGTCGAGGGGCCGCCCGCCGTCGGCGTCTCGAGAGGACACGGCCTCCCCGGCATGCGCGAACGAGCCACCCTGGCCGGCGGTACACTCGCGATCGACGCCCCGCGTCCCGGCCGGTTCCGCATCCACGCGACCGTGCCCGTCGCCGGGTGA
- a CDS encoding response regulator, with protein sequence MAEPIAVALVDDQSLFRAGIRMLIDSQADLSFAGEAENGHAAIELARRARPDVILMDVRMPELDGIEATARILGESDAAGRTPPRIIVLTTFELDEGAARALRIGASGFLLKDSQPEFLLAAIRSVHAGSAVIAPGATKSLIAHMTAPAPAPRVPEEFGSLTDREKQIFALAASGLSNSEIAGKEYLSEATVKTHVSRVLSKLGVRDRVQLVIYAYEHGIVR encoded by the coding sequence ATGGCCGAGCCCATCGCCGTCGCGCTCGTCGACGATCAGTCGCTGTTCCGCGCCGGCATCCGCATGCTCATCGACTCGCAAGCCGACTTGAGCTTCGCGGGTGAGGCCGAGAACGGCCATGCGGCGATCGAGCTCGCCCGCCGCGCGCGCCCCGACGTAATCCTCATGGACGTGCGCATGCCCGAGCTCGACGGGATCGAGGCGACGGCCCGGATCCTGGGGGAATCGGATGCCGCGGGGCGGACGCCGCCGCGCATCATCGTGCTCACGACCTTCGAGCTCGACGAGGGAGCCGCGCGCGCCCTGCGCATCGGTGCGAGCGGCTTCCTGCTCAAGGACTCGCAGCCCGAGTTCCTGCTCGCGGCCATCCGCAGCGTGCACGCGGGCAGCGCCGTCATCGCGCCCGGCGCGACGAAGTCCCTCATCGCCCACATGACGGCGCCCGCGCCGGCTCCGCGCGTGCCCGAGGAGTTCGGCTCGCTCACGGATCGCGAGAAGCAGATCTTCGCCCTTGCGGCATCCGGCCTGAGCAATTCCGAGATCGCGGGCAAGGAGTACCTCAGCGAAGCGACGGTCAAGACGCACGTCAGCCGGGTGCTGTCGAAACTCGGCGTGCGCGACCGCGTGCAGCTCGTGATCTACGCCTACGAGCACGGCATCGTCCGCTGA